A genomic segment from Malus domestica chromosome 05, GDT2T_hap1 encodes:
- the LOC103419589 gene encoding inositol transporter 4-like, giving the protein MVEGGAPPSSKTEFTECWRTTWRTPYIMRLALSAGIGGLLFGYDTGVISGALLYIREDFREVDKKTWLQETIVSMAVAGAIIGAAVGGWMNDALGRKKSILIADVVFFVGAIVMGAAPAPWVIIIGRIVVGLGVGMASMTAPLYISEASPHRIRGALVSCNGMLITGGQFLSYLINLAFTKAPGTWRWMLGVAGLPALVQFILMLSLPESPRWLYRANKVDEARAILQKIYPEEEVEDELKALHESVEFEKAEDSAAGNGMIQKLKGALSNTVVRRGLYAGITVQVAQQFVGINTVMYYSPTIVQFAGFASNQTAMALSLITSGLNVVGTLISMCFVDRYGRRRLMIISMFGIIACLVVLAGVFFYAAEHSPKISNLESAKFGNSSTCPTYVSAVNPTAWNCMTCLKQECGFCASEIKDLAPGACLAASDNIRDLCRGEHRTWYSKGCPSKIGIFAVILLGLYIIMYAPGMGTVPWIVNSEIYPLRYRGTGGGIAAVSNWTANLIVSETYLTLTKALGSAGTFLLFAGFSLIGLIFIYLLVPETKGMQFEEVEKLLQKGFRPKLFAPKDTKGKAKVEE; this is encoded by the exons atggtggagGGGGGAGCCCCACCTTCTAGCAAAACTGAGTTCACGGAGTGTTGGAGGACAACATGGAGGACACCGTACATTATGCGCCTTGCGCTCTCAGCTGGCATCGGAGGCCTCCTTTTTGGATATGATACAG GTGTGATCTCCGGGGCATTGCTATACATTCGGGAGGACTTTCGTGAAGTTGACAAAAAAACATGGCTGCAGGAGACCATAGTGAGCATGGCAGTTGCTGGCGCCATCATTGGGGCTGCTGTtggtggatggatgaatgaCGCACTTGGCCGGAAAAAATCAATTCTAATCGCGGACGTGGTGTTCTTCGTTGGTGCAATAGTTATGGGCGCGGCTCCAGCTCCATGGGTGATCATAATTGGGAGAATTGTAGTTGGTTTGGGAGTTGGAATGGCTTCTATGACCGCACCCCTCTACATCTCAGAAGCTTCTCCTCATAGAATCAGAGGAGCTCTGGTTAGCTGCAACGGTATGTTAATTACAGGAGGACAATTCTTGTCATACCTCATCAATCTCGCCTTCACCAAAGCTCCGGGAACCTGGCGTTGGATGCTTGGAGTCGCGGGACTTCCAGCCCTTGTTCAGTTCATATTGATGTTGTCGCTTCCAGAGTCTCCAAGATGGCTCTACAGAGCG AACAAGGTGGATGAAGCTAGGGCAATTTTGCAGAAAATCTATCCTGAAGAAGAGGTGGAAGATGAATTGAAGGCCTTGCATGAATCTGTCGAATTTGAAAAGGCCGAGGACTCAGCAGCTGGGAATGGCATGATCCAAAAACTAAAGGGTGCCTTGAGCAACACCGTGGTTCGAAGAGGACTCTACGCAGGCATCACTGTCCAAGTAGCTCAGCAATTTGTCGGTATTAATACCGTGATGTATTACAGCCCGACCATTGTTCAATTCGCTGGTTTTGCATCCAACCAGACCGCTATGGCACTCTCACTCATCACATCCGGTCTCAACGTTGTTGGAACCCTAATCAGCATGTGCTTTGTAGATAGATACGGAAGGAGAAGGCTGATGATCATTTCTATGTTTGGTATTATCGCTTGCCTTGTGGTGTTAGCCGGGGTTTTTTTCTATGCCGCGGAACATTCTCCGAAGATTAGTAATTTGGAATCTGCTAAATTCGGCAACTCTTCAACATGTCCGACTTATGTATCGGCTGTCAATCCTACAGCATGGAACTGCATGACGTGTTTGAAACAAGAATGTGGCTTCTGTGCTAGTGAAATCAAGGAT CTCGCTCCGGGAGCTTGCTTGGCCGCCAGTGATAATATCAGGGACTTATGTCGTGGAGAACACAGGACATGGTACAGTAAAGGCTGCCCTAGTAAAATCGGAATATTTGCAGTGATACTATTGGGATTGTACATTATAATGTATGCACCCGGAATGGGAACAGTGCCATGGATCGTGAACTCGGAAATATACCCGCTGAGATACAGAGGGACGGGTGGAGGAATCGCTGCAGTTTCAAACTGGACGGCCAATCTCATAGTGAGCGAGACATACTTGACTCTGACGAAAGCGCTGGGTTCGGCGGGAACGTTTCTCCTCTTTGCTGGGTTTTCTCTTATTGGACTCATATTCATTTACTTGCTAGTTCCTGAAACCAAAGGAATGCAATTTGAAGAGGTTGAGAAGTTGCTGCAGAAAGGCTTCAGACCTAAGCTATTTGCTCCCAAGGACACCAAAGGTAAGGCCAAAGTTGAGGAATAG